In Glycine max cultivar Williams 82 chromosome 10, Glycine_max_v4.0, whole genome shotgun sequence, the DNA window ACATTCTTAGCAAGTCAATATTCGAAGAAGTCAGGTTATGATTGTGGAAAACTAAATAGCTCTTAGTGACACAATTGTCTCGTAAAATGATTGGAAAGGAGGGACATGGATGAGTAACATGAACTAATGGGACTTGGTTAATGCATACTGCTTGacaaataatgtaattttatgtATTGTTCAAACTTTGGCTGCTACTTACTGTCATAGGTGGCTAAAAAAAAGTATGGTAAGCCTTATGATTGAGATCTTATTATACTGTTTTTTGCTTGTCTTTTCATCTTAAGTTCCACCGTGAAATTGATTTGTATGTGCAACAGAACCTCTGGCTGTGGGTAGGGTGCAAGTAAAATAGACGGATGGGTCAGTAAGGCAaacaaaaaagcaaaagaagCTTTTCGAAATCCCATTACTtctgtttcattttttcaaagCTGATAGTCAtgtcattatttaattttgatcgaGTATTTGTGTATGGGATATGTTCAAGAACGAGGATGCATTCCAATATATATTGATTTAGGCCCTATTAATTTCACGATTCAAACGGAGTTTTTACGTTTTCTAAAACACATTTTCCCACACAATTTTCTCGCAGTCAAAATTGTCCACATTCTCTATCCCATTATTTCTGTTTCATTCTTTTGAAGCTAAATCATATGTCTCCTCCTCCAAACATTACTTGgaaccatattttttttcaagaaaccAAGTAACAGATGGTATGGCAAAACTTGCTATGGAGGAAGATTCTAATTTCCATGTCTTTGATTTCGTCCCTAACTTTGTTCTTGAGGCTGTAAGAGCTGAAACAGCTCAAATTTGTTTACCTAGAGGCTTTTAGTTCCTCTTAGTGCAATTCACTAAAGAAAAtgtctcttcctcctcctcatcaattattattattattattgcttcGACTTCCAAAGTAGGAAGTTCTACTTTATTTCTTTAACTCAATACACATGGTAATTTTGTTGTAGTTTTACTCAGATTGAGCTCAAATAAGGCAAGTCAAatctaagaaaaagaaagatgatgCTAAAACTTTATGTTATGTTTGAGATATAAGAAAGACAATATCTGACTAtctgagtaatttttttttattgttgcacCCGGTGTGTTTCCCAGGCTTAAAGGTTAATTCATATACAAAGGAATGCGTCCACAATCACCTTAAAGAATATACAAACAAATACCAGAACACCTGTACTTTCAACTCTAAACATGTTTCTATGGAATGGATCGCCATGAAGCAGAGTACCCATAGATTCAACTATGAAGCGTCAACCTCCCGTTCAGCCACTCCTTGCCCAACTTTATGATGAGGTCGAATCTCTGCTTCCAAAAGTTTTGCCTCTTCAAGTCCTGTACATTCTGTATGCCACTTCATACCTTCCTTCGATTGCTGGTTGATATCCACAGAaagaacattaaaaaattaaacagagGAAGGAAATGAAACTAATGATATCATACCTGCCTAAAATAATATGGGAGGAATTTCTCCACCCATCCAAATCTTCAAAACCAAGGCATCCACCATATGTACATTTTTCCAAGATTCTTGTGAGAGACTGCTTCAGCAATTAGTCTACGAGCTTGACCTTCTACAGCAAGAGGCAATGACGGCGCAGCTCCAACACCAACAACCACTCCTTGTAACCTTGCCTCAATATTACTAATTGCTCTCTGACAAAAtccataaaatataattacaacaattaattttaaaattatcagaAATTCATTACAACAACCAATTGCAACAATTATTTGCTTAAAGGAATAAATTATCAGAGATAGGAATCCATTATCTGAAAATAAGAAAGGCACAtaaattagatttaaaaaaaaaaaaaacctaaactatcatcaatgaaaaaaatgaacgaAGTCTCTTTTCAGATGAAGCTAATAAAGATGGAGCCCAAACTTGTTTCACTTACAATATGAAAACAAGAACTGAATACCAAACCTGTGCGTGTGGATTCTGCACTTCTACGCCACTGGATTTGTGAGATTTTGTCCACTCCACAAGAGGATCGTGGATGAAAGTTTCAAGCACACTCATGAGAGTCTCCCTGTGTGTCCTCAGTACCGAAAGTGTAATTTCACAAACCCTCAAGAAGATACCCTCATATCCAGTGATACCTAAGCCATCAATCATGTTCTGTAGGTTTTGTTGCAGGATCAATCCATAACATAGATACCAGCATTCATACAtatgagaaacaaaaataattagcaACGGTAAATGTTTTAACTTTTGATGTGTTCCAAAGCATAATCTTTACTAACTtagtaatgaatttttttcccaaaaatttaattgtacgATCTGCAATAGCCTGGAGAAGTAAGGCATATGTTAATCGTTGCCAATGATATCTGTGTTCATtcgaggaaaaataaaatagtatgcgctggatttacaaaatattttccaatGATGTGCTTTTCTTACCTGAGTTAGCCTAAAAGGAACAAGCTCAGGCTTCTCTAACTGCAAGCCTTTGTCAAATAAGCAACTGAAATCAACGTGAACACAATCACCACTGGTAGAATCAAAAAGAATATTTTCACCATGCCGGTCACCCAGCCCCACAATATGCCCAACCATGGACCAAACTGCAGTTGTGTGAGCATAAGCAACACGGGCCCTGAACCATGCAGCAGGCTCTGAAAATGTTGTCAGGAACCATTTGTGGAAAACAGGAGGAAACATTGGAAGGATTTTGTTCTTTAGCATCTCATCCTCTGGCCTTTTACCTTGACATTGAtcataaatttgtttaattagagGATTAGTTTTCTGCCTATCAAATTTTCCACATGTAATATATATGTCTTGAAGAATTTGTCGAAGTCCACGAGTGTGGGGCACCCACTCTACCATGCCACAGTCCTCTGTCAGAGGAATCACAGCAAATGTTCGAATATAGAGCTTCCTTCGTCGACTCTCAGGATATTTGGATAGCAACCGGTTGATCATTGCAGTGAACTCCATCATGCGAGCATCTTTGCGGAGGTCATCCTTCGGTTTGCAAAGAAATGGGTGCTCAAGACCATCACTGCCTAATAGAATGATCTGAAATCAAAGGCATTTATCAAAAAGATGGTGCATACAATACAACAGACAATAGTGGCATTTATTTAATTGGTGGGTTTATTGGCAAGCAAGTTCTTTAGATTAGACCTGTCCAGTatcttaaacaaatattttgtttaatgtataAAAAGGATTACTCtattaagtaaaaaattatctagGGGTAGGAAATCAGCACTGTTAATCTTTGCAATGAGCTTGTAAATACAAGGCCACATTCATTTTATAGTCTTGTTTGACATCATGATCAATTATTGGAATGCAACCACTATCATCTTTATCCAAAATTGGGTAATTACTATAATCATGCATCATCCTAATCCATCCATGTAGTACTTATCCCCAGGCCCCAGCCACTTTCCCCTAGTTAGAGACCAACTAATGCTGGTAGCAGGCCACAACCTCACACTACTACCCAATTGGCCCCTTCAAGTTGTCCACTACCACAATAATTGTTCCTATTGGAATGAATTTTCCTCTAATATGATATATCCATTCTTCcatgaaatttgaaaaacttAAGGATAAATGCATGCATTAGAAGATTATCCCATCCAACCATTAAATTACTATTAATTGATGCTATTTAAATAAAGTAACACAATAAGCAGTACCAATACCACAGTTTGGTCTTAAATGAGTTATGATGCCCGCTCAATTGAAATTATGTGGAAACCAAAAACAGTGCTATACCACACACTGCATCAAATAAGCGAACTGCCCTTATTCAAGAATCAgacaaaaaattaaggaaaggtAGAAAATTGTTAACATACTTTCTTAGGCCGCTGAAGAGACGAAAGAATCTCTGCCTCGTCAGCAATGCCTGATATAGTAGGAAGGTCTGTGGAGGAAAAGATATTAGACATACGTGAATCACCCAGATTCCCATCATATGTTGGAAGATTAACAGTAAGAGATTGTTGAATTGGCATTATAATTCCCAGGGGCATCATCCTCTTTAGAGAACTAAATTCAGTTGAGAGATTAATTGTCTTTGCTCTTGACTGGCCAGCATGGAAGCATAACTTGATCAGATGATCAATCAGGGTAGTAAATTGAACAAACAAACTGTTCTCCTTACTTCCTGGGCTGAAACCTTTACGAGCAGCTTGTATGATTTCCGCTGCTGCTTCCCGCCTTGAAGGAACCGTGGATTTTGAAACTGCAGCCATAATCCATAGGCCCTGTTGTGGATACTGGCGGAGAACAGAGGTAATGATAAGTTTGACGAGTCGAACAATTTCTTCATTCTGGTGGCAAATTCTTGAAACCAATTGAGGTAGCACTGTCAACCAATGGTATGGCGGTAATTCTTTCAAACAGCCTCTTACAATACTCATTACCTACAAAGGTAAAAGACAAAAAACCAAATAGTACAAAACTACAAATGCAAAAGAAGAATTTCCATGTATTGAACACAAAGAAAACATGAGAGAAGAAAATTTCTCTACCCACCTTCGCATGTACATCCTTTAAATCCTTGTTTGATGAACCACTGCTTTGATACATGCTTCCAAAATCAAACCACAGGGTTAATAACCTTGGAAGTGCCTGAAATAAATTCTTGTGTCCTCTGTGAAGTCCTTTAGCATAGAATAACAGCACTTCAGGAACATCGGACCACCAAGGCTTCTCACCATTCAAGTTTGATGAACCAACAGCAATAGTTGCTGAAGGAACCCTTCTAGGACCAAGTTTAGAATTTTCCTCCTGGCGTTTCCTGGCATCACCAAGCAGTTCCTCCTGGCGTTTCCTGGCATCACCAAGCACTTCATCACAATACTTAGCAATATAAAAGAACCCTTTCTCCCATTTGGGTTGCAGTTCCCTCACCCTAGTATAAAGACTTATTACATCTTCCTTTTGTTTCTGCCCAGTGTAATGCGTCCACCTTGAGTACAGAAGAAGGGTCTTTGCAATATCTCTATTCTCATTCATGGCCTGACTTTCACAAACAATAGGCTGTGGATTAAGTGGTAAAAGGGAAAGGCTAGTAATAGATGATATTGTTTTAGAGCCTAAAACCTCAACAGGCATGTTCAAGAGAGATTGTTGCAACACAGCAATGGCACCATCAGACCGCCGGGTGCTCCAGAGAAGTTTTGCCTTTTCCATGTGGACATTTGGTGCACCAGAGGACTGAGCTTCTAAAATTGCTCTATTGGCTGTTTCATAATGACCAGCCAGGCGACATAGTTTTGAATATTGAAGCCAGCAATTGCCAACTTGAGCACCAAGACTACTTACACCAAAAACCAGTCTTCTGAAAGCCAAGAGTGGCTCCCTAGCCCAGAGTGACGACTGCGTAAACCTTAGTCGATTGTCCCAGTTGTCCACTAATTTAGAGAAAGCTTGATGATCTAAGTCAAACGATTTCTCTAAGAAAGAGTCATCACCCAAAATAGAATGGAAGTCCTCCAATTCCCGTAGAAAGTGAAGTTTTACAACAAATGGGTAGGCTCGCATGTAAGAATCCATTCCTGCAGCAGCTAGGGGAGCAATTAGTGACTGCTTCGATAAAGCAATTTTCTCTGCTACTGAGAAGTGGTCCCTCTTCATCATTGCCTGGAGAATCTTTGCAACATTCAAATCAAATGAAGCATTACTTTCAGAGCTACAACAAACTAAACCATCTTCTTCAGCTCCACCAAGGTACTCATCCATCAAATCCCACCTGCCAAGCCTCCAGGCTGCCTGCACACCTTGCATGCACCAGGCTTTCTTGTACTGAGGGATCCTAGAAATTAAACCATCAACATGAGTGACCATGGCCTGAAGGTGGCACATGTTTAGTAAACAGTTAAGGACATCAGAATGTCTCTGAACTGAGGTAGGCTCCATCTGCAAAGCTTGTTCACAGGAAGTTAAAACATCAGCCCAATTCCCGGCCTTTTTGTTCATTAATAGATGATCTTGTAACCTCAAAAATTTACTTAAACATGACAAGCCAGATAGTCCATCTGGCTCATCCAAACAGCTATATATTTCCATGAGATGTGAAACATCTTGGTCCTCAAATATGCCACTCCTCTCGGCAGCAGGGTTGAAAGCACCCGACTTTTCCCTCACATAGGACTCAAAGTACATCAAGGACCTTGCAAAAGCCTGACACCTAAAGGATGCCCTAGCAAGAGTCACCTTGGGAATTGCACACAGAAGCTCTGAGACATATTTACACTGAACAAGTAGTTGGTCCTGATCTGTCAAGGAATTTGAACTTAGACCCTTTGACTTTTGCTGCCTAGAAACCATTGGTTGAGAACTGGAAAGAGCAAGATCTTGTTCAACATCATCCACCCATTGTCCTAGGTTATCAAGAAGAGTAAACACGGCTTGAATACAAACTTCACTTTGACCACCACTGAATCCATGAACTGAAGCACCACTGTTCTCTGATGCAGCTGCATCGAGAACCGACAGGATTTCTTCTGTTATTCCTTGACGTGCCTCCTGAGTACCATGACAAACAGCATTGAGAACCAAGTATGGAAGCAAATATATGGCTGTTTGCATATCATGGCGCACAATACCTCGACAAGCATTAAAGATGCTTGCACGAGATCCAGTAGCATGTGCAGTCAGTTTTCTTATCCaaaagaaaatccatcttcTAAAAGACATAGAAGTGCGGTAAATAGGGCCAGCAGATGTTGAATCAGCTACTTTAGGAAGCTGAAACCTAGATGTTAAGCATGGGGCTATAATCTCTTTCACATAATTAGAGAACCGATCCCACAATTTCTGCCCCCTATTATTCATCCCTTTACTACCATTAGTACTCTTGATCTTAGATGAAACAGCTTTGTGATTATCTTCATCCTTTTGTGCCTGTGATGTAGTAGTTGAAGCATTTTCATCCAGTGATGCCTCACAACCAGCAAATTTTAGCAACTCCTGTATAGCCAATGCAGCAGAGTCTTGAATAACAGTATCAGGTGCAGATCTAAAAGCCCGAGCTAGATGTTTGTGGATCAGCTCAAATATGAGATCATCATCAGAGCATTGAATTTTGAAACGTTGACATGAAAAACCTTTCACTTTTGCAGGGTCAACAGCACCAAGGGCTCCAAGACAATCAGCACAGACTAGCTTCAACCGCTGCCCAACTGTGGTCCTTGATTCTTCTGCACATCCTCTTAATAATGATGTGATCAAAGAACTCAAGACATCCAAGTCTGAACCTGCTTCAGCAGTGATAAGAGCAGTAACATCCTTCCATCTTGAGTTCAGAAGCTTACGAAGCTCACACACTACCATGTACCTCACATTTAAGTTCTCATGATTTAAACCATCAACTACATCTCGCAATTGATCCTTCAAAGTCATTGTCCCACGAGCATCCTCAATTGCTTTGTTCACTTCTATCAAAGCAGGTATGCAGGGCAACGGGGGGAACTCACATATATGCTGCTTTAGGATAACCCTGTTCTTAAGAACAAGTTCTTCTAAAATTGTTACCACTTTATCCAAATGTATTGAGGGATTTTCTTTGTCTCTCTCCAGGAAGGGAAGAAGGGAAGCAAAAACTTGAGAAATAATATGCTTAATGCTAGATGGTGATACTTTAGCCAATTGCTTTATGAAAAAATGCAAGACAGACAGACCCTCCTTTTGCAGTGGTTCTTTATCTATAGAGTACATAAGAAGAACCATCAATTTTGGCACATAGGTATTAAGATGTGAACCCATCATTCTAATCAGCATCTCAATACGGTCAAGTGCTTGTCTCCGAAGCATGAAATCGTCGGCATGGAGAATTTTTCTGTCTATACTGTTAAGAAGGCCAACAAAATGATTCCTCAAAAACCCTGGGAGATCTTCGGCACCAGTGAGAACTTTAGCAATGCCTTTAATCATTTGAGGTACTCTTGCTAACCTGTCAATAAACAGAAGAATAATGAGTcaaggacaagcaaaacttaTGTACATTAATtaccattttttaatttctatataacAATATAACTCTGCACTAAAGAATGAGCCCCTGTTTGGTTTATGATGGAAGGCTATACAAGTAccatgaaagaaagaaatgtgAGATTCAATATATTTGCTAATCAATTGCCAGTAAACAAATCAAATTCTGCTAATCAATGATGagtgaataaataaaaacaaattacgTATATAATCATTAATATAGCTAAATCTGAGGTGACAGCAACATAGTTTCCAAGACAAACACGTGAATTCCAAAAATTAATATCCAGGTGTGAAAGTTTTCCACTcaggaatcaaattaaaatcaagTTCCAGAAATCTACACAAATTACCTTCTATTTATCTCTTCTGAATCACCACAATCTGTAA includes these proteins:
- the LOC100804117 gene encoding serine/threonine-protein kinase ATR isoform X1 → MGKANLSSLVHELRIAAASSSTPSPNNTSDDDALEVRFRTVLPNLLHAYVLPSSSSSGNEREVIAVVKLISHTARNFPGVFYHGKATSSILPILARILPFFAEPLFRSRHGVFFEATGSLLSLLRSGARDAYRQFFVDSMSLIQDIPYVASLSVNVNGSSRSRVTLKCFCDSFSGVEDLPSTNRLVDGCGLLIDLTARTRWQPFATWILKLASKCLTEGTLYVEGLIHASFISAVCSLLCYGDADLHVACFDFVHIIGTVTNYDVIPYQNLILSIATILNLDKEGLPVFRNMAYDSSLGICLNTLYSSCPEDVVKLTAADLVSVFLQSMWRTKSQQLKVALCGAYARIAQVCPPHIWKPEYLISALYHSEPCLPLIECFHVALSTLGPHLVGGIRGNIKDLTILASGDKSTESMRICQKRPIQDIDNLSIKRQKLNEEIVVADASLEVECKSSYIVTYQRVEGYASHMNKSLLSFVESLNAPTIRPGSLRPDIALSALSMLCIAFSIYPETDLSLRIFEQMLAWLPWIADQAKQGNSITIDISTYLEGIHSVLLVQNASLKEHNPLDDENYHVDLILVLKLPWTHMLVGIDNNCPWKTKCLSLQVVSKLGPSLNSKVVREVLDLGLHDEAEEVRTEAAISIPVMVLWSGLDVSSPVFEIMEYLKKDNEKVKKFLPLSLGLLSCLYGCRRSVSDSHINECKLFVNVKNGRMCWTVDCLLQGFCCSKCNSNFICNLNEQQAPIIHRSGMHGADADFSLDCTFIQLQSLFFELLFDESSEDVQISCVRVIHRILAHGASDILLKTRFEWIKCVEFLLTSRSKELREAFCSQIRFFVDDLILSSIFSGNADKSKEQKFLDTIKHAMTVADGPHILETLMECTAEIMVAVSIDSKLFLCSLILLVDQLDSTHVTVRMNASRLIHKSCYFHLKGGLELILSKDLHICNELYDYLSERLASRPVLVREFAEAVFGVETKELVKKMIPFVLPKLVVSQHYNSQAVDTLYELAKCLNTDMVPLIVNWLPKVLAFALHQTDDQQLISAVQFYHAQTGSDKQEIFAAALPALLDELVCFTDCGDSEEINRRLARVPQMIKGIAKVLTGAEDLPGFLRNHFVGLLNSIDRKILHADDFMLRRQALDRIEMLIRMMGSHLNTYVPKLMVLLMYSIDKEPLQKEGLSVLHFFIKQLAKVSPSSIKHIISQVFASLLPFLERDKENPSIHLDKVVTILEELVLKNRVILKQHICEFPPLPCIPALIEVNKAIEDARGTMTLKDQLRDVVDGLNHENLNVRYMVVCELRKLLNSRWKDVTALITAEAGSDLDVLSSLITSLLRGCAEESRTTVGQRLKLVCADCLGALGAVDPAKVKGFSCQRFKIQCSDDDLIFELIHKHLARAFRSAPDTVIQDSAALAIQELLKFAGCEASLDENASTTTSQAQKDEDNHKAVSSKIKSTNGSKGMNNRGQKLWDRFSNYVKEIIAPCLTSRFQLPKVADSTSAGPIYRTSMSFRRWIFFWIRKLTAHATGSRASIFNACRGIVRHDMQTAIYLLPYLVLNAVCHGTQEARQGITEEILSVLDAAASENSGASVHGFSGGQSEVCIQAVFTLLDNLGQWVDDVEQDLALSSSQPMVSRQQKSKGLSSNSLTDQDQLLVQCKYVSELLCAIPKVTLARASFRCQAFARSLMYFESYVREKSGAFNPAAERSGIFEDQDVSHLMEIYSCLDEPDGLSGLSCLSKFLRLQDHLLMNKKAGNWADVLTSCEQALQMEPTSVQRHSDVLNCLLNMCHLQAMVTHVDGLISRIPQYKKAWCMQGVQAAWRLGRWDLMDEYLGGAEEDGLVCCSSESNASFDLNVAKILQAMMKRDHFSVAEKIALSKQSLIAPLAAAGMDSYMRAYPFVVKLHFLRELEDFHSILGDDSFLEKSFDLDHQAFSKLVDNWDNRLRFTQSSLWAREPLLAFRRLVFGVSSLGAQVGNCWLQYSKLCRLAGHYETANRAILEAQSSGAPNVHMEKAKLLWSTRRSDGAIAVLQQSLLNMPVEVLGSKTISSITSLSLLPLNPQPIVCESQAMNENRDIAKTLLLYSRWTHYTGQKQKEDVISLYTRVRELQPKWEKGFFYIAKYCDEVLGDARKRQEELLGDARKRQEENSKLGPRRVPSATIAVGSSNLNGEKPWWSDVPEVLLFYAKGLHRGHKNLFQALPRLLTLWFDFGSMYQSSGSSNKDLKDVHAKVMSIVRGCLKELPPYHWLTVLPQLVSRICHQNEEIVRLVKLIITSVLRQYPQQGLWIMAAVSKSTVPSRREAAAEIIQAARKGFSPGSKENSLFVQFTTLIDHLIKLCFHAGQSRAKTINLSTEFSSLKRMMPLGIIMPIQQSLTVNLPTYDGNLGDSRMSNIFSSTDLPTISGIADEAEILSSLQRPKKIILLGSDGLEHPFLCKPKDDLRKDARMMEFTAMINRLLSKYPESRRRKLYIRTFAVIPLTEDCGMVEWVPHTRGLRQILQDIYITCGKFDRQKTNPLIKQIYDQCQGKRPEDEMLKNKILPMFPPVFHKWFLTTFSEPAAWFRARVAYAHTTAVWSMVGHIVGLGDRHGENILFDSTSGDCVHVDFSCLFDKGLQLEKPELVPFRLTQNMIDGLGITGYEGIFLRVCEITLSVLRTHRETLMSVLETFIHDPLVEWTKSHKSSGVEVQNPHAQRAISNIEARLQGVVVGVGAAPSLPLAVEGQARRLIAEAVSHKNLGKMYIWWMPWF
- the LOC100804117 gene encoding serine/threonine-protein kinase ATR isoform X3, translating into MSLIQDIPYVASLSVNVNGSSRSRVTLKCFCDSFSGVEDLPSTNRLVDGCGLLIDLTARTRWQPFATWILKLASKCLTEGTLYVEGLIHASFISAVCSLLCYGDADLHVACFDFVHIIGTVTNYDVIPYQNLILSIATILNLDKEGLPVFRNMAYDSSLGICLNTLYSSCPEDVVKLTAADLVSVFLQSMWRTKSQQLKVALCGAYARIAQVCPPHIWKPEYLISALYHSEPCLPLIECFHVALSTLGPHLVGGIRGNIKDLTILASGDKSTESMRICQKRPIQDIDNLSIKRQKLNEEIVVADASLEVECKSSYIVTYQRVEGYASHMNKSLLSFVESLNAPTIRPGSLRPDIALSALSMLCIAFSIYPETDLSLRIFEQMLAWLPWIADQAKQGNSITIDISTYLEGIHSVLLVQNASLKEHNPLDDENYHVDLILVLKLPWTHMLVGIDNNCPWKTKCLSLQVVSKLGPSLNSKVVREVLDLGLHDEAEEVRTEAAISIPVMVLWSGLDVSSPVFEIMEYLKKDNEKVKKFLPLSLGLLSCLYGCRRSVSDSHINECKLFVNVKNGRMCWTVDCLLQGFCCSKCNSNFICNLNEQQAPIIHRSGMHGADADFSLDCTFIQLQSLFFELLFDESSEDVQISCVRVIHRILAHGASDILLKTRFEWIKCVEFLLTSRSKELREAFCSQIRFFVDDLILSSIFSGNADKSKEQKFLDTIKHAMTVADGPHILETLMECTAEIMVAVSIDSKLFLCSLILLVDQLDSTHVTVRMNASRLIHKSCYFHLKGGLELILSKDLHICNELYDYLSERLASRPVLVREFAEAVFGVETKELVKKMIPFVLPKLVVSQHYNSQAVDTLYELAKCLNTDMVPLIVNWLPKVLAFALHQTDDQQLISAVQFYHAQTGSDKQEIFAAALPALLDELVCFTDCGDSEEINRRLARVPQMIKGIAKVLTGAEDLPGFLRNHFVGLLNSIDRKILHADDFMLRRQALDRIEMLIRMMGSHLNTYVPKLMVLLMYSIDKEPLQKEGLSVLHFFIKQLAKVSPSSIKHIISQVFASLLPFLERDKENPSIHLDKVVTILEELVLKNRVILKQHICEFPPLPCIPALIEVNKAIEDARGTMTLKDQLRDVVDGLNHENLNVRYMVVCELRKLLNSRWKDVTALITAEAGSDLDVLSSLITSLLRGCAEESRTTVGQRLKLVCADCLGALGAVDPAKVKGFSCQRFKIQCSDDDLIFELIHKHLARAFRSAPDTVIQDSAALAIQELLKFAGCEASLDENASTTTSQAQKDEDNHKAVSSKIKSTNGSKGMNNRGQKLWDRFSNYVKEIIAPCLTSRFQLPKVADSTSAGPIYRTSMSFRRWIFFWIRKLTAHATGSRASIFNACRGIVRHDMQTAIYLLPYLVLNAVCHGTQEARQGITEEILSVLDAAASENSGASVHGFSGGQSEVCIQAVFTLLDNLGQWVDDVEQDLALSSSQPMVSRQQKSKGLSSNSLTDQDQLLVQCKYVSELLCAIPKVTLARASFRCQAFARSLMYFESYVREKSGAFNPAAERSGIFEDQDVSHLMEIYSCLDEPDGLSGLSCLSKFLRLQDHLLMNKKAGNWADVLTSCEQALQMEPTSVQRHSDVLNCLLNMCHLQAMVTHVDGLISRIPQYKKAWCMQGVQAAWRLGRWDLMDEYLGGAEEDGLVCCSSESNASFDLNVAKILQAMMKRDHFSVAEKIALSKQSLIAPLAAAGMDSYMRAYPFVVKLHFLRELEDFHSILGDDSFLEKSFDLDHQAFSKLVDNWDNRLRFTQSSLWAREPLLAFRRLVFGVSSLGAQVGNCWLQYSKLCRLAGHYETANRAILEAQSSGAPNVHMEKAKLLWSTRRSDGAIAVLQQSLLNMPVEVLGSKTISSITSLSLLPLNPQPIVCESQAMNENRDIAKTLLLYSRWTHYTGQKQKEDVISLYTRVRELQPKWEKGFFYIAKYCDEVLGDARKRQEELLGDARKRQEENSKLGPRRVPSATIAVGSSNLNGEKPWWSDVPEVLLFYAKGLHRGHKNLFQALPRLLTLWFDFGSMYQSSGSSNKDLKDVHAKVMSIVRGCLKELPPYHWLTVLPQLVSRICHQNEEIVRLVKLIITSVLRQYPQQGLWIMAAVSKSTVPSRREAAAEIIQAARKGFSPGSKENSLFVQFTTLIDHLIKLCFHAGQSRAKTINLSTEFSSLKRMMPLGIIMPIQQSLTVNLPTYDGNLGDSRMSNIFSSTDLPTISGIADEAEILSSLQRPKKIILLGSDGLEHPFLCKPKDDLRKDARMMEFTAMINRLLSKYPESRRRKLYIRTFAVIPLTEDCGMVEWVPHTRGLRQILQDIYITCGKFDRQKTNPLIKQIYDQCQGKRPEDEMLKNKILPMFPPVFHKWFLTTFSEPAAWFRARVAYAHTTAVWSMVGHIVGLGDRHGENILFDSTSGDCVHVDFSCLFDKGLQLEKPELVPFRLTQNMIDGLGITGYEGIFLRVCEITLSVLRTHRETLMSVLETFIHDPLVEWTKSHKSSGVEVQNPHAQRAISNIEARLQGVVVGVGAAPSLPLAVEGQARRLIAEAVSHKNLGKMYIWWMPWF